CGCGCTTTCTCTTCAGCAGAGAATGGACGCATTGTCTTTTGAAATTGAAAAACCCCATCAACACGCTGAAACCGGGTATCGGCTCCTGGAAAGTTTTACGCCGCTTTCAAAAGAGGCTTTATTAATAAAATATCATCATGTCCCATGGGAGGAAGGCGGGGGAGAGGAGTTCCATGGAGAAAAAGTTCCATTGGGCAGCCATATTCTTCATCTATCTGACAGGATTGACGTTTTGATAGACAGGGAAGAAGACATTCTCGGGCAAGTTAAAGGGATTTACAACAGGATCGAGGAGCAGTCAGTGAAGATGTTCATGCCTGAACTTGTTGACGCGTTTAAGAGTTTGTCGAGAAAAGAATATTTCTGGCTTGACACGGTTTCCCATGGCATAACTTCCGTTCTAAGGCGAAATGGAAGGCTTAAAATGGTGGAGGTGAGCGGAAAAGCTTTGTTGGACCTTGCAAATCTATTCAGCCAGATTATTGATTTCCGCAGTCATTTTACGGCCTCTCATTCAAGCGGGGTATCGGCCGTATCCGAAGAATTAGCGAGGCTTGCCGGATTTTCCCCGGGGGAATGCAGGATGATGAAAATCGCGGGATTACTGCATGACCTTGGGAAATTGGCTATTCCAACAGAGATTCTTGAAAAAGCGGGAAAATTAACGCCGGATGAATTTAATGTTATCAGAAGTCATACTTTTTACACATACCGCAGTTTGGAATCTATCCGTAATCTTGAATTAATTAATAGCTGGGCGTCGTTTCATCACGAACGGCTTGACGGCCAGGGGTATCCTTTTCATATCAGTGGTGATGATCTTTCTTTGGGGGCGCGGATAATCGCCGTGGCGGATATTTTTAACGCCCTGACCGAGAAACGTCCATACCGGGACGGGAGCGGTTTTAATGAGACAATAGGGATTTTGGAAAGGATGGCGCAATCAAAGGCCATAGATCCTTATATTGTATCTATTTTAAAG
This genomic interval from bacterium contains the following:
- a CDS encoding HD domain-containing phosphohydrolase translates to MIKEPQIPQFDLILCLSNTIDLVSSIMVNHHQRVAYIALSIAEELGLSSEEINELVLAGILHDAGALSLQQRMDALSFEIEKPHQHAETGYRLLESFTPLSKEALLIKYHHVPWEEGGGEEFHGEKVPLGSHILHLSDRIDVLIDREEDILGQVKGIYNRIEEQSVKMFMPELVDAFKSLSRKEYFWLDTVSHGITSVLRRNGRLKMVEVSGKALLDLANLFSQIIDFRSHFTASHSSGVSAVSEELARLAGFSPGECRMMKIAGLLHDLGKLAIPTEILEKAGKLTPDEFNVIRSHTFYTYRSLESIRNLELINSWASFHHERLDGQGYPFHISGDDLSLGARIIAVADIFNALTEKRPYRDGSGFNETIGILERMAQSKAIDPYIVSILKSNYDEISSIRAATENTALQKYEKFRVDTDEIV